Proteins from one Anastrepha obliqua isolate idAnaObli1 chromosome 2, idAnaObli1_1.0, whole genome shotgun sequence genomic window:
- the LOC129239329 gene encoding beta-1,4-mannosyltransferase egh, producing MNSSTKHLLHCTLLIIVIITFEVFSGGIKINENSFTLVDPWTEYGQVASVLLYLLRFLTILTLPQVLFNFCGLVIYNAFPEKVVLKGSPILAPFICIRVVTRGDFADLVKSNVLRNMNTCLDTGLENFLIEVVTDKPVNLAQHRRIREIVVPKEYKTRTGALFKSRALQYCLEDDVNVLNDSDWIVHLDEETLLTENSVRGIINFVLDGKHPFGQGLITYANENVVNWLTTLADSFRVSDDMGKLRLQFKLFHKPLFSWKGSYVVTQVSAERQVSFDNGIDGSVAEDCFFAMRAFAQGYTFNFIEGEMYEKSPFTLLDFLQQRKRWLQGILLVVHSKIIPLKHKLLLGISVYSWVTMPLSTSNIIFAGLYPIPCPNLVDFVCAFIAAVNIYMYVFGVIKSFSLYRFGLLKFMACVLGAVCTIPVNVVIENIAVIWGLFGKKHKFYVVQKDVRAMETV from the exons ATGAACTCAAGCACAAAGCATCTGCTGCATTGCACACTCCTTATCATTGTGATAATAACATTTGAAGTATTCTCTGGTGGTATTAAAATTAACGAGAATTCATTTACGCTCGTTGATCCATGGACTGAGTACGGCCAAGTGGCCTCCGTACTTTTGTACTTATTACGATTCCTTACTATTCTTACGTTACCGCAagtattgtttaatttttgcggTCTCGTTATCTATAATGCCTTCCCCGAGAAGGTGGTGCTAAAGGGTAGTCCAATTCTGGCGCCATTCATATGCATACGCGTGGTGACGCGCGGTGACTTTGCCGATTTGGTTAAGTCGAATGTGTTGCGCAACATGAACACTTGTCTAGATACAGGTTTGGAAAATTTCCTCATCGAAGTGGTCACCGACAAGCCAGTTAATTTAGCACAACATCGACGTATACGTGAGATAGTCGTGCCGAAGGAGTACAAAACACGTACTGGTGCATTGTTCAAGTCACGTGCTTTACAATATTGTCTAGAGGATGATGTGAACGTGTTGAACGACAGCGATTGGATCGTACATTTGGATGAAGAAACTTTGCTGACCGAGAATTCGGTGCGtggtattattaattttgtattggaCGGCAAGCATCCATTTGGACAGGGTCTCATCACCTATGCCAATGAAAATGTGGTTAATTGGTTAACTACGTTGGCGGATAGTTTCCGTGTGTCGGATGATATGGGCAAATTGCGTTTGCAATTCAAATTGTTTCACAAGCCGTTGTTCAGCTGGAAGGGCAGCTATGTGGTTACGCAG GTTTCTGCTGAACGCCAAGTATCCTTCGATAACGGCATCGACGGCTCTGTAGCTGAGGACTGTTTCTTTGCCATGCGAGCCTTTGCCCAGGGTTACACTTTCAATTTCATCGAAGGTGAAATGTACGAGAAGTCCCCATTCACGCTGCTCGATTTCTTACAACAACGCAAACGCTGGTTACAAGGCATATTACTCGTCGTACACTCAAAAATTATACCACTCAAGCACAAACTCTTGCTTGGCATCAGCGTCTACTCGTGGGTTACCATGCCGCTATCCACTTCGAACATTATTTTTGCCGGCCTCTATCCAATACCATGCCCGAATTTAGTGGATTTCGTTTGCGCTTTTATTGCCGccgttaatatatatatgtatgtattcggtGTCATAAAATCATTCTCGCTGTATCGTTTTGGGCTACTAAAATTTATGGCCTGTGTATTGGGCGCCGTTTGCACCATACCAGTGAATGTGGTTATCGAAAATATTGCCGTAATTTGGGGGCTATTCGGCAAGAAGCACAAATTCTATGTGGTGCAAAAAGACGTGAGAGCAATGGAAACTGTTTGA
- the LOC129237629 gene encoding TATA element modulatory factor isoform X2 codes for MSWFEAKGLNWAKSAIKEAVASIDKALDIQDDHTSGDKNTQVQKSATATSAGGAVRKQKLPGAANRERNDSLNVATSQTSIETSSPTATVSSVTTISSPTSAAPLVSSTWGSFTGSFFENPNVQQTITAPPRTSAVSVDMQSAGVKPQRDASPSPGAGDSESPTKHRPSITSTTSDSVELLSPPVSSSSELQSPAPGVHSTNSNDASASAETISVTPTFDNEVIGKNFCMSTSASLPDSIVIISEKEEYEKEEDSISYKTIVGDSLDPAENEGKFLVYVLLNVLTSLLYVSESIVLPAAHFTNPIELPAVSTSCSPSQKMIISLEDAHSDSHHADSDSTQSFEDVQMQTSCVVSQYLEKTQTVSPASDDQTDPLNSKSNSSPHNSNDEMETTTSSDIEIISNPTGNGDSSSTNSMTRASPLKWKKLMSGQPSSLPSSKKGHIRGPSEISILSEDSQSELDKLLHRISELSDTLEARELRLLQLERQNVKLQERNAEIENILDTMKSNSGNIDTAEGYTQRLSALEKKFQASIRERDALRIQLKDLKEELQLKIPKEQLTESNIMIEELRSEGEKLSKEILQQSNIIKKIRAKEKTTDVTLKKNKEEIASLTDELERLKKTLNAKEEMERSQIEAVYKMSSEKRKLEDENAQMRSKLEDLQSRLSTLQSSFEAAKLELQQRTRQHTDLTRTAEEAISAKKERELLKAENQEILKQLNELREKLRNTEQGTARREQQLREDNRELMRRLEAAEMRAEASAQEASLTTVPLMRQLESLQNTLTQRTSNWNQEEKILLDKLVSAQNKLKSLENVESKYEERVELLQKRCAELEESLSHALLQEEKAKMALQQAQLDHTMKESSVKKEMADHKVQLEEYTSKVETLERKNKVLEEKLRTKTEEKIQCFVGGADMAHSGTETQRIVPLSAATLAPHELTRQHSQEQSHRSQSPAMSFEHTSQEETMEGGSIDWQTEDIDCVSNSGRHMSNLAYGMHMNFMGHTTSTLEHLQSMLKQRDGELVHIQWELARLQEGRSVLTEEIAMLTTELEATKEKLLSHESLEQSYEELQRNYDALLQMYGEKVERTEELELDLKEAREAYKAQINELLAQPSRPTT; via the exons atgagTTGGTTTGAGGCGAAAGGTCTAAATTGGGCAAAAAGTGCAATAAAAGAAGCAGTTGCTTCCATTGACAAAGCGCTTGATATACAAGACGACCATACAAGTGGTGATAAAAATACACAAGTGCAAAAGAGTGCGACTGCGACGTCAGCTGGTGGAGCTGTACGAAAACAAAAGCTGCCAGGAGCTGCTAATCGGGAAAGAAACGACAGCCTCAATGTAGCTACATCGCAGACTAGTATAGAAACCAGCAGTCCTACTGCTACAGTAAGCTCAGTCACTACAATATCCTCGCCCACATCGGCAGCGCCGTTGGTCTCATCGACATGGGGCTCATTCACAGgttctttttttgaaaatccaaATGTACAACAGACCATCACAGCTCCGCCACGTACAAGTGCAGTTAGTGTAGATATGCAGTCCGCTGGTGTAAAACCACAACGTGATGCATCACCTAGTCCGGGGGCAGGTGACAGCGAATCGCCGACCAAACATCGACCTTCTATTACTTCAACAACATCAGATTCTGTGGAGTTGCTCTCACCGCCTGTGTCAAGTAGTTCGGAACTACAGTCGCCAGCTCCTGGTGTCCATAGCACTAATAGCAATGATGCATCCGCGTCTGCGGAAACCATTAGTGTGACACCAACCTTTGATAATGAGGTTAttggtaaaaatttttgcatgtCAACAAGTGCCTCACTGCCAGACAGCATTGTAATTATCTCAGAAAAAGAGGAATACGAAAAGGAGGAAGATTCAATATCTTACAAAACGATTGTTGGGGACTCGCTAGACCCTGCAGAAAATGAAGGCAAGTTTTTAGTGTATGTTTTGCTGAACGTTTTAACTTCTCTACTTTACGTTTCAGAAAGCATTGTCCTCCCTGCAGCACACTTCACTAACCCTATCGAGTTGCCGGCCGTTTCAACCAGTTGCTCTCCGAGCCAAAAAATGATTATATCTCTGGAAGATGCACACAGTGATTCACATCATGCCGATTCGGACTCCACGCAAAGTTTCGAAGACGTGCAAATGCAGACAAGTTGTGTCGTTAGCCAATACTTGGAGAAAACACAGACTGTTTCTCCAGCATCTGACGATCAAACAGATCCCTTGAACTCTAAATCAAACTCGTCACCACACAATTCGAACGATGAAATGGAAACTACCACATCGTCAGATATAGAAATTATTTCGAACCCCACAGGCAACGGCGACTCCTCCAGTACAAATAGCATGACACGTGCCAGCCctttaaaatggaaaaaactaatGAGTGGTCAGCCGAGCAGTTTACCGTCTTCGAAGAAAGGACATATTCGTGGTCCATCTGAAATATCTATACTATCCGAAGATTCTCAATCAGAACTTGATAAACTTTTGCATCGCATTAGCGAACTGAGTGATACCTTAGAAGCCCGCGAGTTACGTTTATTGCAGTTGGAAAGGCAAAATGTGAAACTACAAGAGCGTAATGCCGAAATCGAGAATATTCTGGATACCATGAAATCGAATAGTGGCAATATTGATACCGCAGAGGGTTATACACAACGATTATCGGCATTGGAAAAGAAGTTCCAAGCCAGCATACGTGAGCGGGATGCGCTGCGCATACAACTTAAGGACCTGAAGGAGGAGCTGCAGCTGAAGATACCTAAAGAGCAATTGACAGAAAGTAACATAATGATTGAGGAGTTGCGATCGGAAG gtGAAAAGTTATCGAAGGAAATTCTCCAACAGtctaatatcataaaaaaaatccgtgcaaaagaaaaaaccactGATGTAACgttaaaaaagaacaaagaagAAATTGCGAGTCTAACAGATGAGCTTGAACGACTCAAAAAAACCTTAAACGCAAAGGAAGAAATGGAACGCTCACAAATTGAAGCAGTATATAAAATGTCTTCCGAGAAACGCAAGCTTGAGGACGAAAACGCACAGATGCGCAGCAAGCTTGAAGATTTACAATCGAGGTTGAGCACTTTACAGTCAAGTTTCGAAGCGGCAAAGTTGGAATTGCAACAACGTACGCGCCAACACACTGATCTAACACGCACCGCTGAAGAAGCGATTTCCGCGAAGAAAGAGCGCGAATTGTTAAAAGCAGAGaatcaagaaattttaaaacagtTAAACGAATTACGTGAGAAATTACGTAATACGGAGCAGGGGACAGCAAGGCGAGAACAACAGCTGCGAGAAGACAATAGGGAACTGATGAGACGTTTGGAGGCAGCGGAAATGCGTGCAGAGGCATCTGCGCAGGAGGCGAGTTTGACAACAGTGCCACTGATGCGGCAACTGGAATCGCTACAAAATACGCTAACCCAGCGAACTAGCAACTGGAATCAAGAGGAAAAAATACTACTGGACAAATTAG tttctgcACAGAATAAATTGAAATCACTAGAAAATGTGGAGTCAAAATATGAAGAACGTGTTGAATTGCTACAGAAACGTTGCGCCGAACTCGAGGAATCCCTTTCACACGCGTTGTTGCAGGAGGAAAAAGCGAAAATGGCGCTGCAGCAAGCCCAACTGGACCATACAATGAAGGAAAGCAGCgtgaaaaa AGAAATGGCCGACCATAAAGTACAACTCGAAGAGTATACGTCAAAGGTAGAGACTTTAGAGcgtaaaaataaagtattagaAGAGAAACTGCGAAcgaaaactgaagaaaaaattcaatgttttgtcGGCGGCGCTGATATGGCTCACAGTGGAACTGAGACACAGCGAATTGTTCCGCTATCGGCAGCAACTTTGGCGCCACATGAACTAACACGCCAACACTCACAGGAGCAATCTCATCGTTCACAGTCACCGGCAATGAGTTTTGAACACACTTCGCAGGAAGAAACAATGGAAGGTGGAAGCATTGATTGGCAGACA GAAGATATCGACTGCGTTTCGAATTCTGGCCGTCACATGAGCAACCTTGCCTACGGCATGCATATGAATTTTATGGGGCACACCACATCTACACTGGAGCATTTACAATCAATGTTAAAGCAGCGTGATGGTGAGCTGGTGCATATACAATGGGAGTTAGCAAGGCTGCAGGAGGGGCGCAGTGTATTGACGGAGGAGATTGCCATGCTTACCACAGAACTTGAAGCC ACAAAGGAAAAGCTGCTCTCCCACGAATCACTGGAGCAAAGCTACGAAGAACTTCAGCGTAATTATGATGCGCTACTGCAAATGTATGGTGAAAAGGTTGAACGTACGGAGGAATTAGAATTAGATTTGAAGGAGGCACGTGAAGCGTATAAGGCGCAAATCAATGAGCTTTTGGCTCAGCCGTCGCGGCCCACTACATGA
- the LOC129237629 gene encoding TATA element modulatory factor isoform X1, translated as MSWFEAKGLNWAKSAIKEAVASIDKALDIQDDHTSGDKNTQVQKSATATSAGGAVRKQKLPGAANRERNDSLNVATSQTSIETSSPTATVSSVTTISSPTSAAPLVSSTWGSFTGSFFENPNVQQTITAPPRTSAVSVDMQSAGVKPQRDASPSPGAGDSESPTKHRPSITSTTSDSVELLSPPVSSSSELQSPAPGVHSTNSNDASASAETISVTPTFDNEVIGKNFCMSTSASLPDSIVIISEKEEYEKEEDSISYKTIVGDSLDPAENEGKFLVYVLLNVLTSLLYVSESIVLPAAHFTNPIELPAVSTSCSPSQKMIISLEDAHSDSHHADSDSTQSFEDVQMQTSCVVSQYLEKTQTVSPASDDQTDPLNSKSNSSPHNSNDEMETTTSSDIEIISNPTGNGDSSSTNSMTRASPLKWKKLMSGQPSSLPSSKKGHIRGPSEISILSEDSQSELDKLLHRISELSDTLEARELRLLQLERQNVKLQERNAEIENILDTMKSNSGNIDTAEGYTQRLSALEKKFQASIRERDALRIQLKDLKEELQLKIPKEQLTESNIMIEELRSEGEKLSKEILQQSNIIKKIRAKEKTTDVTLKKNKEEIASLTDELERLKKTLNAKEEMERSQIEAVYKMSSEKRKLEDENAQMRSKLEDLQSRLSTLQSSFEAAKLELQQRTRQHTDLTRTAEEAISAKKERELLKAENQEILKQLNELREKLRNTEQGTARREQQLREDNRELMRRLEAAEMRAEASAQEASLTTVPLMRQLESLQNTLTQRTSNWNQEEKILLDKLVSAQNKLKSLENVESKYEERVELLQKRCAELEESLSHALLQEEKAKMALQQAQLDHTMKESSVKKEMADHKVQLEEYTSKVETLERKNKVLEEKLRTKTEEKIQCFVGGADMAHSGTETQRIVPLSAATLAPHELTRQHSQEQSHRSQSPAMSFEHTSQEETMEGGSIDWQTVSKEDIDCVSNSGRHMSNLAYGMHMNFMGHTTSTLEHLQSMLKQRDGELVHIQWELARLQEGRSVLTEEIAMLTTELEATKEKLLSHESLEQSYEELQRNYDALLQMYGEKVERTEELELDLKEAREAYKAQINELLAQPSRPTT; from the exons atgagTTGGTTTGAGGCGAAAGGTCTAAATTGGGCAAAAAGTGCAATAAAAGAAGCAGTTGCTTCCATTGACAAAGCGCTTGATATACAAGACGACCATACAAGTGGTGATAAAAATACACAAGTGCAAAAGAGTGCGACTGCGACGTCAGCTGGTGGAGCTGTACGAAAACAAAAGCTGCCAGGAGCTGCTAATCGGGAAAGAAACGACAGCCTCAATGTAGCTACATCGCAGACTAGTATAGAAACCAGCAGTCCTACTGCTACAGTAAGCTCAGTCACTACAATATCCTCGCCCACATCGGCAGCGCCGTTGGTCTCATCGACATGGGGCTCATTCACAGgttctttttttgaaaatccaaATGTACAACAGACCATCACAGCTCCGCCACGTACAAGTGCAGTTAGTGTAGATATGCAGTCCGCTGGTGTAAAACCACAACGTGATGCATCACCTAGTCCGGGGGCAGGTGACAGCGAATCGCCGACCAAACATCGACCTTCTATTACTTCAACAACATCAGATTCTGTGGAGTTGCTCTCACCGCCTGTGTCAAGTAGTTCGGAACTACAGTCGCCAGCTCCTGGTGTCCATAGCACTAATAGCAATGATGCATCCGCGTCTGCGGAAACCATTAGTGTGACACCAACCTTTGATAATGAGGTTAttggtaaaaatttttgcatgtCAACAAGTGCCTCACTGCCAGACAGCATTGTAATTATCTCAGAAAAAGAGGAATACGAAAAGGAGGAAGATTCAATATCTTACAAAACGATTGTTGGGGACTCGCTAGACCCTGCAGAAAATGAAGGCAAGTTTTTAGTGTATGTTTTGCTGAACGTTTTAACTTCTCTACTTTACGTTTCAGAAAGCATTGTCCTCCCTGCAGCACACTTCACTAACCCTATCGAGTTGCCGGCCGTTTCAACCAGTTGCTCTCCGAGCCAAAAAATGATTATATCTCTGGAAGATGCACACAGTGATTCACATCATGCCGATTCGGACTCCACGCAAAGTTTCGAAGACGTGCAAATGCAGACAAGTTGTGTCGTTAGCCAATACTTGGAGAAAACACAGACTGTTTCTCCAGCATCTGACGATCAAACAGATCCCTTGAACTCTAAATCAAACTCGTCACCACACAATTCGAACGATGAAATGGAAACTACCACATCGTCAGATATAGAAATTATTTCGAACCCCACAGGCAACGGCGACTCCTCCAGTACAAATAGCATGACACGTGCCAGCCctttaaaatggaaaaaactaatGAGTGGTCAGCCGAGCAGTTTACCGTCTTCGAAGAAAGGACATATTCGTGGTCCATCTGAAATATCTATACTATCCGAAGATTCTCAATCAGAACTTGATAAACTTTTGCATCGCATTAGCGAACTGAGTGATACCTTAGAAGCCCGCGAGTTACGTTTATTGCAGTTGGAAAGGCAAAATGTGAAACTACAAGAGCGTAATGCCGAAATCGAGAATATTCTGGATACCATGAAATCGAATAGTGGCAATATTGATACCGCAGAGGGTTATACACAACGATTATCGGCATTGGAAAAGAAGTTCCAAGCCAGCATACGTGAGCGGGATGCGCTGCGCATACAACTTAAGGACCTGAAGGAGGAGCTGCAGCTGAAGATACCTAAAGAGCAATTGACAGAAAGTAACATAATGATTGAGGAGTTGCGATCGGAAG gtGAAAAGTTATCGAAGGAAATTCTCCAACAGtctaatatcataaaaaaaatccgtgcaaaagaaaaaaccactGATGTAACgttaaaaaagaacaaagaagAAATTGCGAGTCTAACAGATGAGCTTGAACGACTCAAAAAAACCTTAAACGCAAAGGAAGAAATGGAACGCTCACAAATTGAAGCAGTATATAAAATGTCTTCCGAGAAACGCAAGCTTGAGGACGAAAACGCACAGATGCGCAGCAAGCTTGAAGATTTACAATCGAGGTTGAGCACTTTACAGTCAAGTTTCGAAGCGGCAAAGTTGGAATTGCAACAACGTACGCGCCAACACACTGATCTAACACGCACCGCTGAAGAAGCGATTTCCGCGAAGAAAGAGCGCGAATTGTTAAAAGCAGAGaatcaagaaattttaaaacagtTAAACGAATTACGTGAGAAATTACGTAATACGGAGCAGGGGACAGCAAGGCGAGAACAACAGCTGCGAGAAGACAATAGGGAACTGATGAGACGTTTGGAGGCAGCGGAAATGCGTGCAGAGGCATCTGCGCAGGAGGCGAGTTTGACAACAGTGCCACTGATGCGGCAACTGGAATCGCTACAAAATACGCTAACCCAGCGAACTAGCAACTGGAATCAAGAGGAAAAAATACTACTGGACAAATTAG tttctgcACAGAATAAATTGAAATCACTAGAAAATGTGGAGTCAAAATATGAAGAACGTGTTGAATTGCTACAGAAACGTTGCGCCGAACTCGAGGAATCCCTTTCACACGCGTTGTTGCAGGAGGAAAAAGCGAAAATGGCGCTGCAGCAAGCCCAACTGGACCATACAATGAAGGAAAGCAGCgtgaaaaa AGAAATGGCCGACCATAAAGTACAACTCGAAGAGTATACGTCAAAGGTAGAGACTTTAGAGcgtaaaaataaagtattagaAGAGAAACTGCGAAcgaaaactgaagaaaaaattcaatgttttgtcGGCGGCGCTGATATGGCTCACAGTGGAACTGAGACACAGCGAATTGTTCCGCTATCGGCAGCAACTTTGGCGCCACATGAACTAACACGCCAACACTCACAGGAGCAATCTCATCGTTCACAGTCACCGGCAATGAGTTTTGAACACACTTCGCAGGAAGAAACAATGGAAGGTGGAAGCATTGATTGGCAGACAGTTAGTAAA GAAGATATCGACTGCGTTTCGAATTCTGGCCGTCACATGAGCAACCTTGCCTACGGCATGCATATGAATTTTATGGGGCACACCACATCTACACTGGAGCATTTACAATCAATGTTAAAGCAGCGTGATGGTGAGCTGGTGCATATACAATGGGAGTTAGCAAGGCTGCAGGAGGGGCGCAGTGTATTGACGGAGGAGATTGCCATGCTTACCACAGAACTTGAAGCC ACAAAGGAAAAGCTGCTCTCCCACGAATCACTGGAGCAAAGCTACGAAGAACTTCAGCGTAATTATGATGCGCTACTGCAAATGTATGGTGAAAAGGTTGAACGTACGGAGGAATTAGAATTAGATTTGAAGGAGGCACGTGAAGCGTATAAGGCGCAAATCAATGAGCTTTTGGCTCAGCCGTCGCGGCCCACTACATGA
- the LOC129237630 gene encoding uncharacterized Golgi apparatus membrane protein-like protein CG5021 isoform X2, translated as MSSATVPLLEDDTIPFGEEDEMQDKDGGVKKYAHPYVTFFHLFFRGAAVVVYMFCGWFSDSFITSFVFVVLFLSADFWTVKNITGRLLVGLRWWNYVDDEGVSHWVFESKQGRVNNNEARVFWLGLILFPVCWGLFFLVALFGLKFKWLLLVMIALALNGANLFGYVKCNFGANKDLNSAATDFVKTQLLKNAVDMMTKPNAQPPTTRPTNIV; from the exons ATGTCTTCGGCTACG GTGCCATTGTTGGAGGACGACACTATTCCATTCGGCGAGGAGGATGAAATGCAGGATAAGGATGGCGGAGTTAAAAAATATGC ACATCCTTATGTTACCTTTTTCCATCTCTTCTTCCGTGGCGCTGCTGTGGTTGTGTATATGTTTTGCGGCTGGTTCAGCGACTCCTTTATCACCAGCTTTGTATTTGTTGTGCTATTTCTGTCTGCTGACTTTTGGACCGTAAAGAATATTACGGGACGCTTGCTAGTTGGACTACGTTGGTGGAATTACGTTGACGATGAAGGCGTATCACACTGGGTGTTCGAATCCAAACAAGGACGTGTTAATAATAATGAAGCACGCGTATTCTGGTTGGGTTTGATATTATTTCCCGTGTGTTGGGGACTCTTCTTTTTAGTAGCTCTTTTcggtttaaaatttaaatggctACTGCTGGTAATGATAGCACTTGCACTAAATGGTGCCAATCTGTTTGGTTATGTTAAGTGTAATTTCGGTGCAAATAAGGATCTCAATTCCGCAGCTACAGATTTCGTCAAAACGCAACTGCTTAAAAATGCCGTTGACATGATGACAAAACCGAATGCACAACCACCCACTACGAGACCAACTAATATTGTTTAG
- the LOC129237630 gene encoding uncharacterized Golgi apparatus membrane protein-like protein CG5021 isoform X1 gives MSSATVRNVPLLEDDTIPFGEEDEMQDKDGGVKKYAHPYVTFFHLFFRGAAVVVYMFCGWFSDSFITSFVFVVLFLSADFWTVKNITGRLLVGLRWWNYVDDEGVSHWVFESKQGRVNNNEARVFWLGLILFPVCWGLFFLVALFGLKFKWLLLVMIALALNGANLFGYVKCNFGANKDLNSAATDFVKTQLLKNAVDMMTKPNAQPPTTRPTNIV, from the exons ATGTCTTCGGCTACGGTAAGAAAT GTGCCATTGTTGGAGGACGACACTATTCCATTCGGCGAGGAGGATGAAATGCAGGATAAGGATGGCGGAGTTAAAAAATATGC ACATCCTTATGTTACCTTTTTCCATCTCTTCTTCCGTGGCGCTGCTGTGGTTGTGTATATGTTTTGCGGCTGGTTCAGCGACTCCTTTATCACCAGCTTTGTATTTGTTGTGCTATTTCTGTCTGCTGACTTTTGGACCGTAAAGAATATTACGGGACGCTTGCTAGTTGGACTACGTTGGTGGAATTACGTTGACGATGAAGGCGTATCACACTGGGTGTTCGAATCCAAACAAGGACGTGTTAATAATAATGAAGCACGCGTATTCTGGTTGGGTTTGATATTATTTCCCGTGTGTTGGGGACTCTTCTTTTTAGTAGCTCTTTTcggtttaaaatttaaatggctACTGCTGGTAATGATAGCACTTGCACTAAATGGTGCCAATCTGTTTGGTTATGTTAAGTGTAATTTCGGTGCAAATAAGGATCTCAATTCCGCAGCTACAGATTTCGTCAAAACGCAACTGCTTAAAAATGCCGTTGACATGATGACAAAACCGAATGCACAACCACCCACTACGAGACCAACTAATATTGTTTAG